The Prevotella sp. E9-3 genome has a window encoding:
- the cdaA gene encoding diadenylate cyclase CdaA gives MFLQFSLKDFIDILLVALMLYYLYRLMRESRSINVFVGIMIFVLGWFFVSQIFEMRLLGGILDKLVSVGVIALIVIFQDDIRKFLYDLGTRQRIQTFLRFFSSGHTNKRNTEGLKRAILPIVMACISMSKGKVGALIIIQRHSPLTDIVTTGETINADINQRLIENIFFKNSPLHDGAMIIANQRICAAGCILPVSHSLDIPKSMGLRHRAGLGITQESDALAIIVSEETGSITVAQNGQFRRRISSEELESILTQEMI, from the coding sequence ATGTTCCTACAATTCAGTTTAAAAGACTTCATCGACATTCTCCTGGTAGCACTGATGCTCTACTACCTCTATCGTTTGATGCGCGAATCGCGCAGCATCAACGTCTTTGTAGGCATCATGATATTTGTGCTGGGATGGTTTTTCGTGTCACAGATTTTTGAGATGCGCCTGTTGGGTGGAATACTCGACAAACTGGTCTCTGTGGGTGTGATTGCCCTGATTGTGATTTTCCAGGACGATATTCGCAAGTTCCTCTACGATTTAGGAACACGCCAGCGCATTCAGACTTTTTTGCGATTCTTCTCGTCTGGTCATACCAACAAGCGTAATACTGAAGGCCTGAAGCGTGCCATCCTTCCTATTGTGATGGCCTGTATCTCCATGTCGAAGGGAAAGGTGGGCGCCCTCATCATCATCCAGCGCCATTCCCCCCTCACCGATATTGTGACCACGGGTGAGACCATCAATGCCGATATAAACCAGCGACTCATTGAGAATATCTTCTTTAAGAACTCTCCCCTCCACGATGGTGCTATGATCATTGCCAACCAGCGTATCTGCGCTGCCGGCTGCATCCTGCCCGTGAGCCATAGTCTCGATATTCCCAAGAGCATGGGATTGCGCCACCGTGCCGGACTTGGCATCACACAGGAGAGTGATGCACTGGCCATTATTGTTTCTGAAGAGACAGGCAGTATCACCGTAGCGCAAAACGGACAGTTCCGCAGGCGCATCTCGTCAGAAGAACTGGAGTCCATACTCACCCAGGAAATGATTTAG
- a CDS encoding SusC/RagA family TonB-linked outer membrane protein: MKRYGILLFAFVNAFAFQTVYAQDNTADDEDLAVAVKKKTEIKVPDYPTMEIKGICVDAVNKAPLEGIMIRTLNDSHYTAMSEEDGSFTIKVPLFATALYVHAPQYLSQQVGLGGPDAFVRIEMLPDKFRTMYEDGTNITASQTQAFGNTTSLTVETDIQGILGADVRAIGRSGGPGYGAAMFIRGLNSLTANAQPLIVIDGIPQDMQQTRSSLHMGDYTNLMLNLNPEDVEKVTVLKNATAIYGANGANGVILIQTKRGHSMATRIDANIGVGVTLKPNIPSMMDASQYRLYASEMLGTYPNINKYTDANTFKFLVEDPSKYYYSTYHNDTDWSKEVYHSALTQNYNINVQGGDDIGMYNLSLGYTDGQSTAKENGFDRLNVRFNTDIKVIKRLTTRFDMSYTKINRDVFDDGAPEDFTQGVVSSPTFLALIKSPFLNPYTYNNVTRQLSSTLSEADDFLTMLDGDLSLGNPTALLTNGSAINKNRVEMTHFNTVIAPRWEINDNLSLTEAFNYTLDRISQRYYRPKGGMPTFLIDGIGRVQTKAMSMFSKETTIISDTRLEFSKQMREHYLKAFAGLRFSSFAFDDNQPQGQYSTAGNDKTPNISTNMDFVEASGANDEWRSLNWYANIDYNFRNRYFLEATLSMEGNSRFGKEANGLKLGGVRWGLFPSIQLGWVMTNEKWFPKTNLLNYLMLRAGWDLSGNDDINNYAARTSFSVSKYLWRTTAAQLDNIGNENISWEQTRRINLGFKANLLQNRISIDFDYYQNHTSDLLTLKHFDNPIAGINQYWSNGGELDNKGFELTFTGKPLVSKNLNIEVGASIGHYVNEVKALPNDSKLYVDGQLSANGYTNSIYGTDNVATIIGQPVGVFYGYRTHGVFSTDADALAAGKGGYLYQLDATGAPQYFKAGDVWFDDLNGDGIISEADKTIIGDPNPDIYGNIFANVSWKDFTLFVGLNYSLGNDVFNYQRSILEGGSNFYNQTTAMTNRWRIDGQKTDIPRISYDDAMGNSRFSDRWIEDGSYLRLKTVRLSYKVPVNFEWLQGLSVWAEANNLLTLTHYLGNDPEFSISNRVLYQGIDAGQLAMGRSFTAGVRINL, encoded by the coding sequence ATGAAACGATACGGAATATTGCTTTTTGCATTCGTTAATGCTTTTGCTTTCCAGACGGTCTATGCTCAGGACAACACGGCCGATGATGAAGACTTGGCTGTTGCTGTAAAGAAAAAGACTGAGATCAAAGTTCCCGACTATCCCACTATGGAGATAAAGGGTATCTGCGTAGATGCCGTCAACAAGGCACCATTGGAGGGTATCATGATACGCACACTGAACGATTCGCACTACACCGCCATGAGTGAGGAGGACGGTTCGTTTACCATCAAGGTACCTTTGTTTGCCACTGCACTGTATGTGCATGCCCCACAGTACCTGAGTCAGCAGGTGGGTCTGGGCGGCCCCGATGCTTTTGTACGCATCGAGATGCTCCCCGACAAGTTCCGCACCATGTATGAAGACGGAACGAATATCACTGCCTCACAGACACAGGCTTTCGGCAACACTACCTCGCTCACCGTTGAAACAGATATTCAAGGTATATTGGGTGCTGATGTGCGCGCCATCGGTCGTTCAGGCGGTCCTGGCTACGGCGCAGCCATGTTCATCCGCGGTTTGAATTCGCTCACCGCCAATGCCCAGCCTCTCATCGTCATCGACGGTATTCCACAGGACATGCAGCAGACACGTTCATCGCTCCACATGGGCGACTACACCAACTTGATGCTGAACCTGAACCCTGAGGATGTGGAGAAGGTTACGGTATTGAAGAATGCTACCGCTATCTATGGAGCCAACGGTGCCAATGGTGTGATTCTTATTCAGACCAAACGCGGTCACTCTATGGCCACACGCATCGATGCCAATATCGGCGTAGGAGTTACACTGAAGCCCAACATCCCTTCAATGATGGATGCTTCGCAGTACCGACTCTATGCTTCGGAAATGCTGGGAACCTACCCCAACATCAATAAATACACCGATGCCAATACCTTCAAGTTCCTTGTAGAAGACCCTTCAAAGTATTATTATAGCACTTATCATAATGATACCGACTGGAGTAAGGAAGTCTATCACTCGGCTCTCACCCAGAACTATAACATCAATGTGCAGGGTGGTGACGATATCGGTATGTACAACCTCTCACTGGGCTATACCGACGGACAGTCAACAGCCAAGGAAAACGGTTTTGACCGCCTGAACGTGCGCTTCAATACCGACATCAAGGTGATTAAACGACTCACTACCCGTTTTGACATGTCGTACACCAAAATCAATCGCGACGTGTTCGACGATGGCGCCCCCGAGGATTTCACTCAGGGTGTGGTATCATCGCCCACCTTCCTGGCTTTGATCAAATCACCGTTCTTGAATCCCTATACTTATAATAATGTGACGCGCCAGTTGTCGTCAACCCTCTCTGAGGCCGACGACTTCCTCACCATGCTCGACGGCGACCTGTCGTTAGGCAACCCCACTGCATTGTTGACAAACGGATCGGCCATCAACAAGAACCGTGTGGAGATGACCCATTTCAACACCGTCATCGCTCCACGTTGGGAAATCAACGACAACCTCTCGCTCACCGAGGCATTCAACTACACCCTCGACCGTATCTCACAGCGCTACTACCGTCCGAAAGGTGGCATGCCTACCTTCCTCATCGATGGTATTGGCCGTGTACAGACCAAGGCGATGTCTATGTTCTCTAAGGAGACAACCATTATCAGCGACACCCGTCTTGAATTCAGCAAGCAGATGCGTGAGCACTATCTGAAAGCTTTTGCCGGCTTGCGCTTCTCTTCTTTTGCCTTTGACGACAACCAGCCGCAGGGCCAGTACTCTACTGCCGGTAACGACAAGACGCCAAATATCTCGACCAACATGGACTTTGTGGAAGCTTCCGGTGCCAACGATGAGTGGCGCTCACTGAACTGGTATGCCAACATTGACTATAACTTCCGCAACCGCTACTTCCTTGAAGCAACCCTTTCGATGGAAGGCAATAGCCGTTTCGGTAAAGAGGCCAACGGTCTGAAACTGGGCGGTGTACGCTGGGGACTCTTCCCCAGTATTCAACTGGGTTGGGTGATGACCAACGAAAAGTGGTTCCCCAAGACCAACCTGCTGAACTATCTGATGCTGCGTGCCGGATGGGATCTGAGCGGCAACGACGATATCAACAACTATGCTGCACGCACCTCATTCAGCGTAAGCAAGTACTTGTGGCGTACCACTGCTGCCCAGCTCGACAATATCGGCAATGAGAACATCTCTTGGGAACAGACACGCCGCATCAACCTCGGTTTCAAGGCCAACCTGCTTCAGAACCGCATCAGCATTGACTTCGACTACTACCAGAACCACACGTCGGACCTGCTCACCCTGAAGCATTTCGACAATCCTATTGCCGGTATCAACCAGTATTGGAGCAATGGCGGCGAATTGGACAACAAAGGTTTTGAGCTGACCTTTACCGGCAAACCCTTGGTATCGAAAAACCTGAACATTGAGGTAGGCGCCTCTATCGGCCACTACGTGAACGAAGTGAAGGCCCTGCCCAACGACAGTAAGCTCTACGTGGACGGGCAGCTCTCGGCCAATGGCTATACCAACAGCATCTATGGCACAGACAATGTGGCTACCATCATCGGACAGCCCGTTGGCGTGTTCTACGGCTATCGCACCCATGGTGTGTTCAGCACCGATGCCGATGCTTTGGCAGCAGGAAAAGGCGGTTATCTGTATCAGTTGGATGCTACCGGCGCTCCTCAGTATTTCAAGGCTGGCGACGTATGGTTTGACGACTTGAATGGTGACGGTATCATCAGCGAGGCCGACAAGACCATTATCGGCGATCCCAATCCCGATATCTATGGTAACATCTTTGCAAACGTAAGTTGGAAAGACTTCACGCTGTTTGTCGGACTGAACTACTCACTCGGAAATGATGTGTTCAACTACCAGCGTAGCATTCTGGAGGGAGGCTCTAACTTCTACAACCAGACCACTGCCATGACCAACCGCTGGCGCATCGATGGTCAGAAGACCGATATTCCCCGTATCAGCTATGACGACGCCATGGGTAACTCACGCTTCAGCGACCGCTGGATTGAGGACGGTTCATACCTCCGTCTGAAGACCGTTCGCCTGAGCTATAAAGTTCCTGTGAACTTCGAATGGCTGCAGGGTCTCAGTGTTTGGGCCGAAGCCAATAATCTGCTCACCCTGACTCATTATCTGGGCAATGATCCCGAGTTCTCTATCAGCAACCGCGTGCTCTATCAGGGCATCGATGCCGGACAACTGGCCATGGGACGTTCGTTCACTGCCGGTGTGAGAATTAACCTGTAA
- a CDS encoding RagB/SusD family nutrient uptake outer membrane protein produces MITFKNNIASSVCCGLFAALLAMPLFSSCSDFFETDSDRQIFDPALDQKTDSMFYTLGILKGLQQVADQYVLTGEMRGDLVAVNNYTETDLKKLADFTADATCKFDSAYKYYRIINNCNYYLAHRDTSLLTGSRKVTIPEYAEALAVRAWSYLQLAKNYGEVPFYTNPLTSIGDANSSIPTKNLQAIVDELAPEMIKYSGTPVPSYGEVSAGVLNSSDSDNPTEKKIQSKYAMLPIDVVLGDLFLETHQYEQAAHYYFQYIKNNNLVANQAKVSPTTKIMMLLEEKWPSQFSIIGTGFTWQGIFNGGTNDIVTYIPLAANRLRGAVTELPRYFGYDFYSTTSGQSESNERYLLERQVDASASYIALAEAQDFYYTPTNSTTGTINVNIAQLGDLRRRVTMNQISKNDSTYSVMIKFNSANIPLYRSATVYLRLAEAINRMGYPDVAFAILKDGIYDGLIDFIIKEDGQDDTKKRYIRKDDFVYNGATKSSPEKLLTSTLPFLSPENINKFKNNWGIHGRGSNYTRGTESPYQMDSVVTKKIAELQTVYGITTTGTLNDTINAMEDIICDEMALELAYEGTRFGDLTRIARHKNQEALYGANFGSAWMAKKLGYKAAGLEERLKTEQNWYLPFK; encoded by the coding sequence ATGATTACTTTCAAAAATAATATTGCCAGTTCTGTTTGCTGCGGCCTCTTCGCAGCCCTACTGGCCATGCCACTTTTTTCTTCATGCTCCGATTTCTTCGAGACCGACTCTGACCGTCAGATTTTCGATCCTGCACTCGACCAGAAAACGGACTCCATGTTCTACACCCTTGGCATTCTGAAGGGTCTGCAACAAGTGGCCGACCAGTATGTGCTGACGGGTGAGATGCGCGGTGACCTTGTTGCTGTGAACAACTATACCGAGACCGACCTAAAGAAACTGGCCGACTTCACTGCCGATGCCACCTGTAAGTTCGACTCGGCCTACAAGTACTACCGTATCATCAACAACTGTAACTACTATCTGGCCCATCGCGACACCTCATTGCTCACGGGTAGCCGCAAGGTAACCATTCCCGAGTATGCCGAAGCACTGGCTGTTCGTGCATGGTCCTACCTGCAGTTAGCAAAGAACTATGGCGAGGTGCCTTTCTATACCAATCCGCTGACCAGTATCGGCGATGCCAACAGTTCTATCCCTACCAAGAACCTGCAGGCTATTGTTGACGAACTGGCCCCCGAAATGATAAAGTATAGCGGTACCCCCGTTCCCAGCTATGGTGAAGTGAGTGCCGGTGTGCTGAACAGTAGCGACAGCGACAATCCAACCGAGAAAAAGATACAGTCGAAATATGCCATGCTGCCTATCGATGTGGTACTGGGCGATCTCTTTCTGGAGACTCATCAGTATGAACAGGCTGCTCACTACTATTTCCAGTATATCAAAAACAACAATCTGGTGGCCAATCAAGCCAAGGTTAGTCCTACCACAAAAATCATGATGCTCCTTGAAGAGAAATGGCCTTCACAGTTTTCTATCATCGGTACTGGTTTTACATGGCAAGGTATCTTTAACGGCGGTACCAACGATATTGTTACCTATATTCCACTGGCTGCCAACCGCCTGCGCGGTGCCGTGACCGAACTGCCCCGCTATTTCGGCTACGACTTCTACAGCACAACCAGTGGACAGTCTGAGTCGAACGAGCGTTATCTGCTGGAACGTCAGGTAGATGCTTCAGCCTCTTATATTGCACTGGCTGAAGCTCAGGATTTCTACTACACTCCAACCAACAGCACTACAGGTACCATCAATGTGAATATTGCTCAGTTGGGCGACCTGCGCCGTCGTGTCACGATGAACCAGATTTCGAAGAACGATTCCACCTATTCGGTGATGATCAAGTTCAACTCGGCCAATATTCCTCTCTACCGTTCAGCTACCGTCTATCTGCGACTGGCCGAGGCCATCAACCGCATGGGCTATCCCGACGTGGCTTTCGCTATTCTCAAGGACGGTATCTATGATGGTTTAATCGACTTTATTATTAAAGAGGATGGCCAAGATGATACGAAAAAGCGTTATATTCGCAAAGACGACTTCGTATATAACGGTGCCACCAAATCCAGTCCTGAGAAGTTGCTCACCTCTACCCTGCCCTTCCTCTCACCTGAGAATATCAATAAGTTCAAAAACAACTGGGGCATCCATGGCCGTGGCTCCAACTATACCCGCGGCACTGAATCGCCCTATCAGATGGACAGTGTAGTAACGAAGAAGATAGCCGAACTGCAGACAGTCTATGGCATTACCACTACGGGAACACTCAACGACACCATCAATGCCATGGAAGATATCATCTGCGACGAGATGGCACTCGAACTGGCCTACGAGGGAACCCGTTTCGGCGACCTCACCCGTATTGCCCGCCATAAGAATCAGGAAGCGCTCTATGGAGCCAACTTCGGTTCGGCCTGGATGGCAAAGAAACTGGGATACAAGGCTGCCGGTCTGGAAGAGCGTCTGAAGACAGAACAGAACTGGTATTTGCCATTTAAATGA
- a CDS encoding DUF4369 domain-containing protein, producing MQRRYLFLLLLVPLLLFSCKKEGRNFRIEGEFRNMNQAQLFLIDPATGYKDTINVERGRFFYESERQDTTLLLLMFPNFSFMPVFTGQGISLELKADASHLKEATLKGSDDNDEMTAFRLRAAQMTPPEEIQAAKEFITENPASLVSLFLLRHYFVDVAEPDYHETLRLCRLMVQANPRQQAVLQLYRQLRILNNGAVGNKIPLFAVLDIKNRVLTNEQFRKDVNVFCLWSTWNYESRMLVNAVRKLQKKHPGHISLMAISIDATRQEGADWLRRDTIGDYVVNDGRMWQTPMAKGLGFTTMPSNVIADRHGRILLRNLTKQESLEKEIEKLLTSKP from the coding sequence ATGCAACGTCGTTATCTGTTTTTACTCCTCCTTGTACCACTGCTTCTTTTCTCCTGTAAGAAAGAGGGCAGGAATTTTCGTATAGAGGGAGAGTTCAGAAACATGAACCAGGCCCAGTTGTTCCTCATCGATCCCGCCACAGGCTATAAAGATACTATCAATGTAGAGCGTGGACGGTTTTTCTATGAGAGCGAACGCCAGGACACTACCCTCCTCTTGCTCATGTTTCCAAACTTCTCGTTCATGCCCGTTTTTACCGGACAAGGGATATCGCTGGAGTTGAAGGCCGATGCCTCTCATCTGAAAGAGGCCACCCTGAAAGGTTCTGACGATAACGATGAGATGACGGCTTTCCGTCTGCGTGCTGCTCAGATGACTCCTCCAGAAGAGATTCAGGCAGCTAAAGAGTTTATCACTGAAAATCCCGCCTCACTGGTCAGTCTGTTTTTGTTGCGCCATTATTTTGTTGATGTGGCCGAACCAGACTATCACGAGACCCTCCGTTTGTGCCGCCTCATGGTTCAGGCCAATCCCCGTCAGCAGGCCGTTCTGCAATTGTACAGACAGTTGCGCATTTTGAACAATGGTGCTGTTGGCAACAAGATTCCCCTATTTGCTGTACTTGATATCAAGAATAGGGTTCTCACCAACGAACAATTTCGCAAGGATGTCAACGTATTCTGTTTGTGGAGCACATGGAACTACGAAAGCCGTATGCTGGTCAATGCCGTTCGCAAACTTCAGAAGAAACACCCTGGTCACATCTCCCTGATGGCTATCAGCATTGATGCCACCCGTCAGGAAGGAGCCGACTGGTTGCGCCGTGACACCATCGGCGACTATGTGGTGAATGACGGCCGTATGTGGCAAACACCAATGGCCAAGGGACTCGGTTTCACCACGATGCCCTCCAATGTCATTGCCGACCGTCATGGTCGCATTCTTCTCCGCAACCTGACGAAACAGGAATCCCTGGAAAAAGAAATAGAAAAACTCCTCACTTCCAAACCCTAA
- the folP gene encoding dihydropteroate synthase: MSSTLNINGRLFDLSRPCVMGILNATPDSFYAGSRTQTEQAIIERVHQIIDEGGAMIDVGAYSTRPGASEVSEEEEMKRMRFALQIINSELSTLHSSLPISIDTFRPSVARMTVEEFGAHIINDVSEGGDEMFRMVSRLGVPYILMSVQPDLRQTLLAFSRKVQHLRDLGQKDIILDPGFGFGKTLEQNFQLMNEMEKLLVFDLPLLVGISRKSMIFKTLNCTPAEALNGTTVLNTISLMKGASILRVHDVKAAAECITLTQFP; encoded by the coding sequence ATGTCCTCCACTCTCAACATCAACGGTCGTCTTTTCGACCTCAGCCGTCCCTGCGTGATGGGCATACTCAATGCCACACCCGACTCCTTCTATGCAGGAAGTCGTACCCAGACCGAACAGGCCATTATAGAGCGTGTACATCAGATTATCGATGAAGGAGGAGCCATGATTGATGTCGGTGCCTACTCTACCCGTCCTGGCGCCAGTGAGGTGAGCGAAGAAGAAGAAATGAAGCGCATGCGCTTTGCCCTTCAGATTATCAATTCCGAATTATCCACCCTCCATTCTTCCCTCCCTATCTCCATCGATACCTTCCGTCCTTCCGTAGCACGGATGACGGTAGAAGAGTTCGGTGCCCACATCATCAACGATGTCAGTGAGGGTGGTGACGAGATGTTCCGTATGGTGTCTCGCCTTGGAGTCCCTTATATTCTGATGTCGGTACAGCCCGACCTCCGTCAAACCCTTCTGGCTTTTTCCCGGAAAGTTCAGCACCTGCGCGACCTTGGTCAGAAAGATATCATCCTTGACCCCGGTTTCGGTTTTGGCAAGACCCTCGAACAGAATTTCCAGCTTATGAACGAGATGGAGAAACTATTGGTCTTCGACCTTCCCCTACTGGTAGGCATCTCGCGCAAGTCCATGATATTTAAAACGCTCAACTGCACGCCTGCCGAGGCTCTGAACGGCACTACGGTATTGAACACCATATCGCTGATGAAAGGCGCCTCCATCCTTCGTGTCCACGATGTCAAAGCCGCTGCAGAGTGCATCACGCTCACCCAATTCCCCTAA
- a CDS encoding tetratricopeptide repeat protein, with protein MKKQQIVLLSAAALLLTSCSGKLGALSADNFSVNPNPLETQAGEVPATINGLFPEKYLKKKAVVTVTPELRYQTTAGMKSVRGEGATFQGEKVLGNDQTISYKTGGRYTMKTNFKYQPEMQQSDLYLTFQAKVGKKEVEVPAVKVATGIIATSELYKRTLTQAQPAIAPDAFQRVIEQKQEANVKFLIGQAQLRKSELQNNSVQEFVRLLTEIAKDQEGKVLNGIEVSAYASPDGGYQLNEKLAGQRQKVTSDFLNKQMKKTKSDAPVDNKYTAEDWEGFQELVAASNIQDKDVILRVLSMYQDPEQREEQIKAISSAFRELADGILPQLRRARLIANYELIGRDDEQIQFQLSSDATQLSVEELLYAATLYDNEPASAENAYKKAVEIYPNDARAYNNLAVLAYQKGNYAEAKVWAEKALKVNANQAEANANLGLLALQEGNLNNAEALIAKSSSANGVNEILGNLHLAQGKYAQAEQDFGKVASNSAALAQILNKNYAAAAQTLKQIKNGDATTEYLKAILASRQGNKSEASNALQAAFAKDASLRQYAEKDLELNK; from the coding sequence ATGAAGAAACAACAAATCGTTTTGTTATCAGCAGCTGCTTTGTTGCTGACATCATGCTCCGGAAAACTGGGAGCTCTCTCTGCTGACAATTTCAGTGTAAACCCTAACCCCCTTGAGACCCAGGCTGGCGAAGTGCCTGCTACCATCAATGGTCTCTTCCCCGAGAAGTATTTGAAGAAAAAGGCTGTAGTAACCGTAACTCCTGAGTTGCGCTATCAGACTACTGCCGGTATGAAGTCTGTACGTGGTGAAGGTGCTACCTTCCAGGGTGAGAAAGTACTGGGCAACGACCAGACCATTTCTTACAAGACTGGCGGTCGTTACACCATGAAGACCAACTTTAAATATCAGCCCGAAATGCAGCAGAGCGATCTCTACCTGACATTCCAGGCTAAGGTTGGCAAGAAAGAAGTAGAAGTTCCTGCTGTAAAGGTGGCTACTGGTATCATTGCTACCAGCGAACTGTACAAGCGCACTCTTACTCAGGCACAGCCCGCTATTGCTCCCGATGCTTTCCAACGCGTTATCGAGCAGAAGCAGGAGGCCAACGTGAAGTTCCTTATCGGTCAGGCTCAGCTGCGTAAGAGCGAGCTGCAGAACAATTCTGTACAAGAGTTCGTTCGTTTGCTCACTGAGATTGCTAAGGATCAGGAAGGTAAGGTACTTAATGGTATCGAAGTTTCTGCCTACGCATCTCCCGATGGTGGCTATCAGCTGAACGAGAAGCTCGCCGGTCAGCGCCAGAAGGTGACCAGCGACTTCTTGAACAAGCAGATGAAGAAGACCAAGAGCGACGCTCCTGTTGACAACAAGTACACCGCTGAGGACTGGGAAGGTTTCCAGGAGTTGGTAGCTGCTTCAAACATTCAGGACAAGGACGTGATTCTGCGCGTGCTCTCTATGTATCAGGATCCTGAGCAGCGTGAGGAGCAGATCAAGGCCATCTCTTCAGCTTTCCGCGAACTGGCCGACGGTATTCTTCCTCAGTTGCGCCGTGCTCGTCTGATTGCCAACTACGAGCTCATCGGCCGTGACGACGAACAGATTCAGTTCCAGCTCAGCAGCGATGCTACCCAGCTCTCTGTAGAGGAACTGCTCTATGCCGCTACTCTCTATGACAACGAGCCCGCTTCTGCTGAGAACGCTTACAAGAAGGCAGTTGAGATCTATCCTAACGATGCTCGTGCTTACAACAACCTGGCTGTTCTGGCTTACCAGAAGGGCAACTATGCCGAGGCTAAGGTTTGGGCTGAGAAGGCTCTGAAGGTGAACGCCAACCAGGCTGAAGCCAATGCCAACCTTGGTCTGCTGGCTCTGCAGGAGGGCAACCTGAACAACGCCGAGGCTCTGATTGCTAAGTCTTCAAGCGCCAACGGTGTAAACGAGATTCTGGGCAACCTGCACCTGGCTCAGGGCAAGTATGCACAGGCTGAGCAGGACTTTGGCAAGGTAGCCAGCAACTCAGCTGCTCTGGCTCAGATTCTGAACAAGAACTATGCCGCTGCTGCTCAGACTCTGAAGCAGATCAAGAATGGCGATGCCACTACAGAATATCTGAAGGCTATCCTGGCTTCTCGTCAGGGCAACAAGTCTGAGGCTTCCAACGCTCTTCAGGCTGCTTTCGCCAAGGATGCTTCTCTGCGTCAGTATGCTGAGAAGGATCTTGAGCTGAACAAGTAA